The Triticum aestivum cultivar Chinese Spring chromosome 3A, IWGSC CS RefSeq v2.1, whole genome shotgun sequence genome includes a region encoding these proteins:
- the LOC123062778 gene encoding dnaJ protein homolog 1, with product MVNPPELYHRILDVPRGTSSQGLRAAYKGLARKWHPDKHPPASKPEAEARFKAITEAYEALLDQQENRAVFGACNDDRAAEMFGTFGAGARMARSRSDDFCMRSAPATPAREFTKVYSSGNTGGRRAFAEFSSSIMRKAPPLERALECTLEELCRGCKKQVKFTRDVVTKNGSIVKKEVTQAIMVKPGWRKGHKVTLDGMGDERPGCLPADAVFTVAEKKHSTFKRVGDDLVLKAKVPLVSALTGWSFSFRLLSGKKVSCSFDDEVICPGYEKVIKGEGMPIAEQRGARGDLRVKLEIVFPEQLTDEQRAGLAQILKDCT from the exons ATGGTGAACCCGCCGGAGCTCTACCACCGGATCCTCGACGTCCCCAGGGGCACCTCCTCGCAGGGGCTCCGCGCCGCCTACAAGGGCCTCGCCAGGAAATGGCACCCCGACAAGCACCCGCCGGCCTCCAAGCCCGAGGCCGAGGCGCGCTTCAAGGCCATCACCGAGGCCTACGAG GCGCTCCTGGACCAGCAGGAGAACCGGGCGGTCTTCGGGGCGTGCAACGACGACCGGGCGGCCGAGATGTTCGGGACGTTCGGCGCCGGCGCGCGCATGGCGAGGTCGCGCAGCGACGACTTCTGCATGCGGAGCGCGCCCGCCACGCCCGCCAGGGAGTTCACCAAGGTCTACAGCTCCGGCAACACGGGCGGCCGCCGCGCCTTCGCCGAGTTCTCCAGCTCCATCATGCGCAAGGCGCCGCCGCTGGAGCGCGCCCTCGAGTGCACGCTCGAGGAGCTCTGCCGCGGCTGCAAGAAGCAGGTCAAGTTCACCCGCGACGTCGTCACCAAGAACGG GTCAATAGTTAAGAAGGAGGTGACCCAGGCGATCATGGTGAAGCCGGGGTGGAGGAAGGGGCACAAGGTCACCCTGGACGGCATGGGGGACGAGAGGCCGGGGTGCCTGCCGGCCGACGCCGTCTTCACCGTGGCCGAGAAGAAGCACTCGACGTTCAAGCGGGTGGGCGATGACCTGGTGCTCAAGGCCAAGGTGCCGCTGGTGAGCGCGCTCACCGGCTGGTCCTTCTCATTCAGGCTCCTGAGCGGCAAGAAGGTGAGCTGCTCGTTCGACGACGAGGTCATCTGCCCCGGGTACGAGAAGGTGATCAAAGGCGAAGGGATGCCGATCGCCGAGCAGAGAGGCGCGCGGGGCGACCTACGGGTGAAGCTCGAGATCGTCTTCCCGGAGCAGCTCACCGACGAGCAGCGCGCCGGCCTCGCTCAGATCCTCAAGGACTGCACCTGA
- the LOC123062777 gene encoding glycosyltransferase BC10-like, whose product MKGGVVDDLRVMFTRKESSTCLARSVMLLVIFAVGVIAGLWTATGPRTQYTRTYNSIVFPSTTTTTVYAEAGAEAEAGFAEFVAPTRLMHDMTDDQLFWRASMVPVAAEYPFKRVPKVAFMFLTGRGELPLAPLWERFFRGNEDRFSVYVHAPPGMTVNVSADSPFYGRQIPSQETEWGSISLMDAERRLLANALLDFSNERFVLLSESCIPLHSFRAVYDYLVGSRQSFVEVYYQQTKQCQGRYSRRMAPAIRLAQWRKGSQWFELSRDLAVSVLADTKYYPLFRRHCRPTCYPDEHYLPTTVNMLHGARNANRTVTYVDWSKGGAHPAKYTAENVTAAAIQGIRRRRWRSDRPCYYNQRPTSMCFLFARKFAPDTLGPLLNMSSAVMGY is encoded by the exons ATGAAGGGCGGGGTCGTCGACGACTTGAGGGTTATGTTCACGAGGAAGGAGTCCTCCACCTGCCTCGCCAGGTCAGTGATGCTCCTCGTGATCTTCGCGGTCGGCGTGATCGCCGGCCTCTGGACGGCCACCGGGCCGCGCACCCAGTACACCAGGACCTACAACAGCATCGTCTTccccagcaccaccaccaccactgtcTATGCCGAGGCCGGCGCCGAGGCGGAGGCCGGCTTCGCGGAGTTCGTGGCCCCGACGCGGCTCATGCACGACATGACGGACGACCAGCTCTTCTGGCGCGCCTCCATGGTGCCGGTGGCCGCCGAGTACCCGTTCAAGCGCGTGCCCAAGGTGGCCTTCATGTTCCTCACCGGCCGCGGCGAGCTGCCGCTCGCGCCGCTCTGGGAGCGCTTCTTCCGCGGCAACGAGGACCGCTTCTCCGTCTACGTCCACGCGCCGCCGGGGATGACGGTGAACGTCTCCGCCGACTCGCCCTTCTACGGCCGCCAAATCCCAAGCCAG gaGACGGAGTGGGGATCGATATCGCTGATGGACGCGGAGCGGCGGCTGCTGGCGAACGCGCTGCTGGACTTCTCCAACGAGCGCTTCGTGCTGCTCTCCGAGAGCTGCATCCCGTTGCACAGCTTCCGGGCGGTCTACGACTACCTCGTCGGCTCGCGGCAAAGCTTCGTGGAGGTCTACTACCAGCAGACGAAGCAGTGCCAGGGCCGGTACAGCCGCCGCATGGCGCCGGCGATCAGGCTGGCGCAGTGGAGGAAGGGCTCGCAGTGGTTCGAGCTCAGCCGCGACCTGGCCGTCAGCGTGCTCGCCGACACCAAGTACTACCCGCTCTTCCGGCGGCACTGCCGGCCGACGTGCTACCCGGACGAGCACTACCTCCCGACCACGGTGAACATGCTGCACGGCGCGCGGAACGCCAACCGCACGGTGACGTACGTGGACTGGAGCAAGGGCGGCGCGCACCCGGCCAAGTACACGGCCGAGAACGTGACGGCGGCGGCGATCCAGGGCatcaggaggaggaggtggaggagcgaCAGGCCCTGCTATTACAACCAGAGGCCGACGTCCATGTGCTTCCTGTTCGCCAGGAAGTTCGCGCCCGACACGCTCGGGCCCCTGCTCAACATGTCGTCGGCGGTCATGGGGTACTAG